Below is a window of Pseudomonadota bacterium DNA.
AAGAAGGGGGGAATTTCTTAAACATATTTGTTTTTATCTTTCTTTAAGATACAAAAAAGAGCTTCTGTTTAAAAAGAAGTATACTTCCCTTAATATACTTAATCAAAACCACCTAAGAAGTAAAGAACTTCTCTTTTTTAGAGCTTTTAAATAGAATCCTTTTTAAATAATTCCTTTAAGCCCTCTTGCAATTAAATCCTATTCAGCTTTAAAGTGCTGTTATTCAAAAATAAGATCTTTAAAAAAATTTTTAAAGATCTTTTAAATAGAGTCCCAAAAAGGAGATTTTTCATGTCTGTTCTTGTTGGCCAACCAGCCCCTTTATTTAAAGCACACTCAGTCGATTCCGGAACTTTTAAAGAGTTAAATCTTGAAGACTATCGAGGAAAATATGTTATCTTGTTTTTTTACCCCCTTGATTTTACTTTTGTATGTCCCACAGAGCTCCATGCATTTCAGGATCGCCTTGCAGAATTTAAGAAAAAAAATGCCGTTGTTTTAGGATGTAGCGTTGATAGTCATTTTTCTCACAAAGCTTGGCTTGATACTCCTAGAGAAAAAGGAGGAATCGAAGGTATTGAGTATCCTATCATCTCCGACTTAGGAGGCAAAATCGCAGAAGCCTATGATGTTCTTCATAAAGATGGCATTGCCTATCGTGGTCTGTTCTTAATTGACAAAGAGGGCATTGTTCGCCATCAGGTTGTCAACGATCTTCCCCTTGGACGCAATGTTGATGAGGCGCTTAGAATGCTAGAAGCTCTTCAACACGTTGAACAACATGGTGAAGTCTGTCCTGCAAACTGGCAGAAAGATAAAGCTGCTTTAAAAGCAACGGCTGAGGGTGTTTCTGATTATTTTAAAAAACAAAAATCTTAAAAATTTCTGCCGAGCTTTTTTCTGAGATGGCTCGGCAGTCTTTACCGAAAAGAAGAGACTTCCCTCCTAAAAAAATCTTTAACATAATATAAGAACAGGCATTGAAAACCTTCTAAATTCAGGTATGATATAAGAAGAAATAACGAAAATTAAACATTTTAGGAGACTTTTATGAAGGCACGCTCTTTAGTAACTTGGGCCCTTGTTATGGATGGAGATCATATTTATATTTCAGATATTTCTGCTAAAGATGCTATTCCTATTATGGTCCATGAAGATTTTCAAGACCCTCCGTTGACCCATGAACATGGCACAGATAAGCCAGGCCGTGGGGGCTTCAATCTTGGCTCTGAAACACGCCATGCCTTTCAACCAAGACATGATTGGCATGATTATCAGAAAGAACTTTTTGCCAAAAAAGCTGCCGATTATTTGAATGATCCAAAGAGCGTTTTTGATCAACTTGTTGTCATCGCTCCTTCTAAAATTTTAGGTGTTTTACGAGAAGAGTTTTCAAAAAAAACTTCCGAAAAGGTCATCAAAGAAATGTCAAAAGATCTAGTTCATCTGCCGATTCATAAACTTCAAGAATATCTTGCCGCTCATCAAGGCTGTTGTTAATCTCCCTCTATATCTTTTTTAGAGTAATCTTTTTTACATGGACACATTAGAAGATAATGATGACGTTCAGATGGTTTCTGATAATGGAGATGTTCCAGAGAGTTTAATGACAGAGTTTGCATGACGGATGAAGAGAAATATTTTTTTGAATTAGAGGAGTATGCTTGATTAAAAAATTGCTTTTAAGTTTGATCTTATGTGCGGGTGTCTTTGCCTTCAGTGAATCTCAGTTAAAACGTGCGTTAGGGTCTCTTGAAAATTTTAAAAATGAAAAAGAGAGTGTTCTAAAGGCAGAAAAAGATATTGGGTTTTATAAACAGGCAGCTGCAGAAGGAGATGCACAAGCTCAATATAGTTTAGGAGTTATGTACTATAAGGGAGAAAAAGTTTCTAAAGATACTGAAAAAGCGATAGAGCTCTGGACTAAAGCCGCTGAGCTTGGATACGAACAGGCTCAATTTAATCTGGGCGTTATGTACGAAACTGGAGAAGGTGTTATTCAAAATAAACAAAAAGCATTTGAGTTATATACAAAGGCTGCCAATCAAGGATATCCAAAAGCTCAATGTAATCTTGGGATTATGTATGAAGAAGGAGTTGGCGTTAACCAGGATACACAAAAAGCTCTTGAACTTTATATGAAAGCTGCCAACCAGGGAGATGCTATTGCTCAATTCATTCTGGGACTTAAATATGAAAAGGGGGAAGATGTCATTCAGGACAATAAAAAAGCTCTAGAGCTTTTTACCAGAGCAGCAGAACAAGGATACTTAGAAGCACAAATTCATATTTTGAACATTTT
It encodes the following:
- a CDS encoding peroxiredoxin, translating into MSVLVGQPAPLFKAHSVDSGTFKELNLEDYRGKYVILFFYPLDFTFVCPTELHAFQDRLAEFKKKNAVVLGCSVDSHFSHKAWLDTPREKGGIEGIEYPIISDLGGKIAEAYDVLHKDGIAYRGLFLIDKEGIVRHQVVNDLPLGRNVDEALRMLEALQHVEQHGEVCPANWQKDKAALKATAEGVSDYFKKQKS
- a CDS encoding host attachment protein, which produces MKARSLVTWALVMDGDHIYISDISAKDAIPIMVHEDFQDPPLTHEHGTDKPGRGGFNLGSETRHAFQPRHDWHDYQKELFAKKAADYLNDPKSVFDQLVVIAPSKILGVLREEFSKKTSEKVIKEMSKDLVHLPIHKLQEYLAAHQGCC
- a CDS encoding sel1 repeat family protein, translated to MIKKLLLSLILCAGVFAFSESQLKRALGSLENFKNEKESVLKAEKDIGFYKQAAAEGDAQAQYSLGVMYYKGEKVSKDTEKAIELWTKAAELGYEQAQFNLGVMYETGEGVIQNKQKAFELYTKAANQGYPKAQCNLGIMYEEGVGVNQDTQKALELYMKAANQGDAIAQFILGLKYEKGEDVIQDNKKALELFTRAAEQGYLEAQIHILNILKISKNKKGAVFY